The window CCGTTAAGCGGACTGCCGTATTACTGTTATGCCCTTACCAACTGGGGTACAAGCCCTGGTGGGCCGAGATGTTTTGGATCAACTCGGCATAGTATTGACCACGCGAGACTCGGGTTTTCGCTGGCGGCCTCTGTGTGGGTTTTCCCGATTCGTCTCACATGGATAACTGATAAACCTGTATGGATCGAGCAGTGGCCgctgaagaaggaaaacctgGACAATGCTATCAAGCTAGTGGCCAAACAACTGCAGAAAGGTCACATACAACCATCTACCAGCCCTTGGAATACACCTATGTTcggaattaaaaagaaatcagggaaATACAGACTCTTGCATGATTTGCGGGCGGTTAACGCTCAAATGCAACCTAtgggagccctgcagcctgGACTCCCAAATCCAGCCACGATCCCAGAAAATTCGCACCTCCTCATAGTAGATTTGAAGGACTGTTTTTTCACAATGAAGATTCACCCAAAAGATACACCACGTTTTGCTTTCACAGTGCCCGCCACGAGCAAAGGGGCCCCCGCGGCGCGCTATGAACGGACAGTTCTCCCCCGGGGCATGAAGAACAGCCCTACCTGTTGTCAGCTGTTTGTAGACGCCGCCCTTGAGCCCATACACAAGGCCTGGTCCCACATGGTGATTTACCATTACATGGACAATATCCTGATTGCTCAGTCACGACCTTTTGCAACGGACCAGGAATTGTATCTCGAACGAACTCTCCAGGGCAAGGGACTGGTGATAGCCCCAGAGAAGGTGCAGCGTGAGCCCCCATGGAAATATCTCGGGTGGGTAATACGCAATCTCAAGTCCGCCCGCAGAAACTTACGCTGCACACGGACATTCAGACACTTAATGATGCCCAAAAATTGCTGGGGGATCTGCAGTGGCTACGGCCTGTTGTTGGCCTCTCGAACGATGATCTCAACTCACTGCGCCCTCTTCTTACAGGTACCCATCCTGCCGCTCGCGTGTTGGTATCtcccaaacaacaacagatcATTGAACACCTCACATAAACTGTTGTAGAACGGTCTATTGACCAACATGACCTATCGCTTCCCATCGACATCACCGTGCTCCCTGGGTGGACACAACTGCTGTCTGCGctgacacagcacagaaaggaaaaggggagcAGGCGGACGTTGGGGTGCTGGAATGGCTactcacagccctgcagccaagGACCACAATACAGCAAACAATTGATAATTTGGCAGAACTGGTGCGTAAGGGGCGCAAACGAGTACTCAGCATTGCAGGAGAAGAACCTGGAACGATATATCTACCCATAAAATGCACGGACTTGGACTGGTACATACAGAACTCGACTGAGTTGGCATCTAGCCTCTTTAGCTCAGGGGCCAATATGGAAGTACGCCCTCTTGCATCACCAGTTCTTAAGTGGATGACTCAATGTCGGTGGTTAGAGATACCAAAATTAAGTAGGGCACCGCTGCAAAATGCAATCACAGTTTTCACGGATGCGGGATGGAAGTCACAAAAAGCGGTGGTGATGTGGTGTGAGGATCAGCAATGGCGACACAGGATCTTATGAGCACAGCCCGGCGACTCACTTCAGACATTGCAGCTCTCGGCAGTGGTGTGGGCTTTCTTGAATGGCCCTTACAGCCCCTCAACGTGTCTGATTCCCTGTATGTAGTAGGCTTAGTGGAAAGAGTAGAAGACGCCAGAATTAGAGAACTTAGCAATCAACGCCTCTACGAACTACTAACTACCTTACGAAGGGCAATAGCGACGAGGAAAGCAGATGACCTAGTGGCAGTATAAGTCCCAGCTGACAGGCTAGTACAGGTGTGGGAAGCTCACGCCACCTTTCACCAAAAGTGCCAGAGGATTCCACAAACTTTACAAAATCAGCTTGAATGAGGCAAGAGGGATTGTCAGGGCAGATAGAGAAGCTTGCTTGTTGGACAGTTAAGCAGTCGAATGAGACTTCCCTGATTTAAAACGCTTTGTTAGAGGACATGACCAGTATGAGGCATGCTATCTTGCAAAATCGTGCAGCTATTGACTTTTTGCTTTTGGCTCAGGGACATGGCTGTTGGGATTTCGAGGGGATGTGCTGTTTTAACTTATCAGACCACAGCGATTCTGTACACAAACAATTGCAATGGCTAAAGGAGCATACTCAAAAGGTGCATACAAATAAGAATCCACTTGATGACTGGCTAGGCAACCTATTTGGCGGCCTATCGCCATGGCTACTTAGGCTTGTTAAGGAAGGCTTACGCTGGCTACTGACTATTATTACCCTTCTAATTGTGCTTCGCATTGCTTATAGCTGCATAATGCGTGGTGTGGAAAGGCTCACACAGGGTGTCCTACtcgtacaaaaagaaaaaggggaattGTTGAGGAATGGCTCCACAGCCAAGGGGGCCgtgggtctcttgaacagttgtacgagcagaacaggcctaacaattggcaggagacacaaatggaaaagtactagctTGCTATGatggctcagggagcaagaatTTGTGAGCTCGGGTGCTATGTGCACTACTCAGGCTAGGAGACCTTGAGGctgtgaaagcaaaaagaaaagctgaggctgcagctcagatAAGGGGGcagctagcctgggaagagactGAGGAATGGAATACAAAGAACAATGCGGTGATTAATGCTGTATCTGTAGCTATGCCAGCAAGATGTGTGATTCTATGGCCAGTGGTATCGTAGGGCAGGGGGCTTTTGCAATGCTCCAACCAATGACACGCTGACGCGCCTTCGCCGCGATCTGTATAAGTGTGTAAGTAACGGTTAATAAACGGAGattctgatgcactcatattgggtcatATCATCACTCCCCACGCGGCTCGGCCAGCGAACGGACTAGATTGCGGTTTCCAAACCCTTGGGAATCCACGGCAAGTTTCCCTCGTGGAGATCTCCCAAAGCTGCCGGGACGCggagctgggtgctgctctgggtgtccctgctggagcagcgTTGGGCCCGAAGCCCTGAGAGATCCCTCCCAACCTCCACCATCCGGGACTCTGGGAGCGGTTGCCCTTCAaggagggagctgcagagggacctgggcttGCTCAGCCCTCAGGAGAGCTTtgacccagcagcagcccaccaGCTCCCACAGGGAGGTTATGCACAGCCAGAGCCGGGCTCTGCACGGTGCTTCAAGCAGAACCAGAATCCACAGGCAGAGATGGGGGTGCAGGCTCCATCCAGGGAAAGGCTTTCCCCCACACCCAGGTTGCCCACAGGCAGTGCAGTCTCCCTCTGTGCAGGTGTGTTCAATACTAATCTGGATGACTGCTGGATAAAGCCATTGGCGGCCTGGTCTGACCCCACAGCTGATCCCACTGTGGATCTCTCAGGGACGCAGAACCCCCCACATCCGGCCCAGGCCCCTCCCCCGACCCCTCCTGTCCCGCTCCCTTCATCTCCGGTGCAGGAGAGCCCAGGGTGACCCCCGCAGCGCACACTCAGTGGCCCTTTGCAGCCTGGCAGGAGAGAggcaaaggggggggggaggggaagggggggttcCATCCCGTCCCAGCACTGCGCAGGGACAACAAAGGGCGCAGTGAtgggcacacagctgtgctatgggggcgggggaagagggagggggGCACGGAACGGTTTCAGGCAGCGGGTTGGGGTGTGTGGGGGCGGTGGGAGCAACTGCGCAGTCAGCGCCCCGGAATCCCGCATCCCGCACGCCTCATCCCGCAGCCTTCACACCGCATCCCGCACTTCGCTTCCCGCACTGTATGTCCCGCAGCCCGGAGGAGGTCCAAAGCATTTATTATCGTCACACAGAAGCACAGGGGAGGATAAAACCCGCCGGCTCTCAGCTCGAGGGGGCTCcgcgcgccgccccgcccgccaGGCGCCGCAAAAAGCCgagcagcgcggggccgcccgACGGCGCGGGGGGAGCGCGGCGGGACCCCCATCGAGAGAACAGCGCGGCGAGgcgggaggggggcgggggggcggagGGAGGCGGAGCGGAGGGGAACGTCTCGGGCCGCGGGGATCCGGGGTCGCCCCGCAGCTCGGGGAGCGCCGGGGCCGTATTCCGCCGGAGCAGCGCCGGAGCGTTGCGGAGGGGTCGGCCGGATCCGTCGGGCTCCGCGTCCCGCAACGAACACGTGGCGACGGAGCGCCGCTTGTCCCGCTGCAGCTCGAGCTGCTGCCGCCGGCGCTGGGACTGCTCCCGGGCGCGGTTCTCCTGCGCGGAGACGGCGTGagggcggagcggggcggcgaGAGGCGGCGTGAAGGCGGGCCGGGCTGCGTTACCTGCACGGCGCTCAGGAAGCGGCCCGCGAAGCCGTGCAGCACCGCACACAGCTCCCGCAGCGCGCCCGGCGCCGCCTCCTCGCAGTAGAAGTCGAGCGCTGCCGCCGCGGCTCCGCACATCCGTTCCCTCTCCGCCCGCACCGCGCGCAGCTCCGCCTCCGCCGCCCGCACGAACGGCCGCAGCGCCGCGCACAGCGCCGCTCCCGCACCCCGCGCCTCCGCCACGCGCGCCGACAGCCGCCGCAGCTCCGCCTCCACCTCCGCCTCTTCGATCCTACGGGAGCGCTGCGCTCAGCCCCGGGACGGCCCCGGCGGGCCCCGCGCGTGTCCGCGGCGTTACCCGCACCGCGAGGCCGGGCCCACGTGCGGCAGTTTGCTCGGGAAGTCCAACAGGCGTCGGTCGGTCCGTGCCGCCTCCTGCGGGGAGCGACAGTGACACGGACGGGATAGGCGCACGACAGGGGAACCACGACAGGGGGCAGGACGGGAACACGATAAGGGTGCAATAGGGGCATAACACGGACGTGTGAGACAGGGACACGATGAGTGCATGACAGTGCCGTGGCAGGAGCGCAACAGGGGCACGACAGCGGCCCCGAGGCGTCccctggggcaggaggggcCGCGGCCCCGGGAGCGGAGCACGGCACGGCACCGCACGGCATTGCCTGCCGGAGGGGTCGGCCCAGAGCAGCGCGCACCGCACGGCTCAAAGCACCGCGCAGATGGTGCGGGTACGGCCCAGCCGTAACGCTGAGCTGAGCGCCTACGTCCGAAGAACAAAGCTCGGGGGGTCCGGGGGTTGCGACGGCGAAGAGCCCGGCACGGCCGCGCGGGGACCCCCGGTGCCGACGATGGGGGGAGCGCCTGCTCCAAGCGGGCGGAacggggggaggggagcagccGAGCGGGGCGGACCGCGCTCCGTGCGGGGTTGCGGCGTGGGAGCGACCTTGGGCCGGGCCGGGGAGGAGCGGCATCCCACGGACGGGCACTCAGCGCGGAGCGAAAGGACGGAGCCGGAGGGCTGTGCGAGTGGAGCTGCGGGATCCCCCCCTCAGCCGGTCCGGAGCGGCCCCGCGGGCGCGGAGCGGGGATCCCGCATCACGGAGCGGCTCCGCACAACgacccccccccttcccccccacgAGCCGTTCCCGCGGGCGCTCACCATGGCCACGAAGTGCAGCAGGTCCACGCCCGGCACGTTGGCCCTGGTGTCGGGCAGCCTCCGCAGCGAGGCCAGGCGAAACCCGGCGGCGCTGCCCGCGTAGCCGCCCTGGGGCAGAACACGCGGTCacggcggccgcggggccgcgaggggggggtggtgggggcgggcgggggccgcTCACCGCGTTCAGGTGGTTCCCCGCGCTCAGGACGAGATGCAGAACCGCGTGCAGCTCCTCGCACCGCACCACCTCTGCGGGGGGCGGGCGGTGAGCGCGGTGGGGACGCGACCCTCCGCCCCAACCGCAGCCGCTCACGCACCCTCCGCGGCGTCGGCGAGGATTTGGATGGAGGCGCGGAGCGCGCTGAGTCGCGGGGAGaactcctcctgcagcaccatcaGCTCCAGGCGCTGCGCGTAGCTGCgggtgaggggtgggggtggtgTAGTGAGCGGGGCGGTCCCCCCGACCCCTCGTGCAGCCCCCCCGGCTCCCACCTgggcacctccagcagcagcagcatgaagaGCTCGGGCtcgggcagctgctgggggcaGCCAGAGAAAGCGCGCAGCCGGGACACCTGCGGGCGGGGACGGGGGAGCGGGCAGTCAGAGGGGGCCGCCGGGGGTTCCCCCACCCCGAGGCTCACCTCCACGGCGCCGGGCAGCAGCCgggacagctccagcagcagttcCGCGCCGTACGGCGCCCCGACGCCCTCCTCGATGTCCCGCACGATCTGCCGCACCGGGCTGGGACAGCGCGTCAGCACCTCTCAAGAGGCACGGACCCCCCCAGGAGCGGCGATTCCTCCCCAGGGGATGGGACCCCCGAGGCGCACGGGCATTCTCGAAGGGATAGAGCCCCCCCGCCGTGCCCCCGTTCTCGGGTACGGTCCCGTTCGGTGACCCCGGGACGGGGACTCCGGTACCCTCCTCGGGGTCGGCCGCGTGCCGTCCGGGGGTCGCGGGTGCCCACAGCCCCGCTCACCGCTTGAGCTGCTTCAGGAGGACGCCGAGGGCGATGCTCCGCTTGGGCTCCAGCAGCGCTGCCTGCGGGTGCGGCGCGGTCAGAGCGCGGGGCGCGGCAACGG of the Gallus gallus isolate bGalGal1 chromosome 1, bGalGal1.mat.broiler.GRCg7b, whole genome shotgun sequence genome contains:
- the LOC107052456 gene encoding FH2 domain-containing protein 1-like isoform X1 — translated: MGAADPPGAEPRRGGAVRGRKRSGAAALTPPPPVPAMDSLRGPAPPPPPPPPGAALPPSSRAGRAVAGAALGTAVRGAGAGPPLGVGAANPPAGPGPPPSSAAVPGAPRRVPGAAPAARGERRTDRRVSVAAPRALTAPHPQAALLEPKRSIALGVLLKQLKRPVRQIVRDIEEGVGAPYGAELLLELSRLLPGAVEVSLGVGEPPAAPSDCPLPRPRPQVSRLRAFSGCPQQLPEPELFMLLLLEVPSYAQRLELMVLQEEFSPRLSALRASIQILADAAEEVVRCEELHAVLHLVLSAGNHLNAGGYAGSAAGFRLASLRRLPDTRANVPGVDLLHFVAMEAARTDRRLLDFPSKLPHVGPASRIEEAEVEAELRRLSARVAEARGAGAALCAALRPFVRAAEAELRAVRAERERMCGAAAAALDFYCEEAAPGALRELCAVLHGFAGRFLSAVQENRAREQSQRRRQQLELQRDKRRSVATCSLRDAEPDGSGRPLRNAPALLRRNTAPALPELRGDPGSPRPETFPSAPPPSAPPPPSRLAALFSRWGSRRAPPAPSGGPALLGFLRRLAGGAARGAPSS